A window of Malania oleifera isolate guangnan ecotype guangnan chromosome 2, ASM2987363v1, whole genome shotgun sequence genomic DNA:
TAATTGTTCAAAGTTGTTTGCACTTTGTATTGTGTGGATTGATTTAAGTGTTGAATTGAATACAGTTTTGAACTTTGTTCATGACATAAAAAtataatccccccccccccccccggcggggTGTATGCAAGATAATGACATATTTTCCGTTGGCTAGTGTAATTTATTTCtctggaaaaagaaaaaataatttctccGCTGCCCTCCACACGCGCAAATGCTGTATTCATAATTTTTGCATAATCTAGAAAATGTGTTAATAGTAGCATGAAAGAGAGTAGACTGCTGTGGTAACTCATGTTGTATACTTGATGCAGGACCAATGCTCAGTAACCTAATTTTAAACAAAAACTAATACATGGGCCATTTATATGCTTATAATGCTTGGAGGATAAGGGAACTAATTAAGAAACCTAACTAAGTCAAAATACTAGTTTCCTAAATGATAACAACCTAGAATCTTGAAGATATAATCCTAATAAAagtaccatatatatatatataaataacggAACCAGAAATAAAATCTTCTATGCTGGCTGCGTCAGAACTTCTAGTGCCTATGATATATTATCAAAGTTTTGTTCTTTTTTTATGATTGTTGAATGTTTGTTTGTTTTCTATTATTCTCAATATTTACGTCTTATATACAGGTTTCAATGCTGTCATTCTGTATATCATTGCATTTCTATCAATATGAGTAATACTGCTGATGACACAACCACATCCAAGCCCACTCATAATGATTTAGAGTTTAGACCCTGCTTGATCTCCACAGTTTCCCTACATCTTTAGGTAATCTTAGATTGAGCTGTACTACAAGGCAAAGATTCTATTATGTTTTATCGTAATACTGAATGTCTTTTATTAGGCTTTTACTTCCCTTGTCGATGCTTTTGGAATTCTGGTTTCTTTTTACACTTCTGTGGAACAGTGTATAAAGCAATAAATAGATTTTTTCAGCTTGAATTGTTTTGGTCATCTCCTGAAAATTTGAACTTGAGTTGCATGACATATGCACTAGTAAATGGTCCCAACTTTCCATGTTGAGATGCATTTTCATGTCCCACAGCGCTAATCTCCTGGATGAAAATTGTGAATTTCGCAAGTTTAAAATGCTATAATTTCATTTCACCAATATAGAAAATAGCTATTTTTTCTGGACAATGCCATATGTTTGAATGACTATGTAATCTTCCTTTATTTACTCAAGCTTATCATTATTTAGAGAAGCATCTTTGGTTTTCCCGTACTTTATGAATCGAAAGAAATGACATAACAGTCGGTTTTGGGATTATATGCTATGAGGGCAGTGGCATGGTTGTGTAAGTGTGGATTTGGATGCAGATCTTTGCAAATAAATTGTCATTGCTTGAGTTCTTCATAGAAACTCATTTTGTttctattttacttaattatatCTGGCAGATTCACAATGGTTCTCAAGCTTGCCAATTTTCTTGCTGTACTTGTTTGTTTCAGGTGGACAAAGGTGTTCTTTTGAGTGAAGCTCTCCTTATGCATGATAAATGGCTGGAAGAGAAGGGGATTAAGCACACCAACTTTGCTGTCGTGACATGGTCAAACTGGGATTGTCGTGTGATGTTAGAATCTGAGTGTCGATACAAGAAGATCCGGAAGCCACCATATTTCAACcggtaaatgaaaatgatttgaataccTGTCTGAAATAAATAAGCTGTTTCTCTTGGAGGCTTTTTGGACATTCCATACTAATGAATTAGTTCATTGTCTATGTGGGATTCCAACATGCATATGGGTGTGATGAAATGAAATTATCATATGATTACTGAAATAATAATTAATGAGAAAAGACTATATCAGTTAACGCTCCAAAAAATATCaagtttaattaattatatgTTCACTGAAATAATGTTTTATTAGATTTGATTACATCTGTTGATATTCCAAATAATATCCTCTTGACTGAGTGATAAAATATGAGTACCATTTTTTTTCCGGCTGCAGTAATGCAAAATCCTGCACATTACTCATTCTGAATGGTCTATCTGTATTTAGGAAACACAATGGTGCAATTTAACTTCATGGGACGTCCAAATGCCCCAAAAGAGATTGTATCATCACAACTATATTAATAGTAATTGTATTTTCTTCAGGAATGTTTGGTTGGAGACAAGAAATTGAAGCCAAGCATACTTTACGGCTTGTTACTCTTGTGCTTTACTGGTGAAAGAACTCGGggtttatatatattttctgtcaaAAAACAGTAAATAtgcatatattattttttttcaccaTTTATAGAGTATTGCACATTTCATATTTACCTAAATGTTAGTCAGAGTGTAGTTTACACAGTATCTTTTTTACGTCCCAAATAAATAGCCCTGTTTCTTTTTTATTGCAACTAGCACAAAGGATGTTACTGTATACCCATtaagattttgtttgcaaaaccACTCAGTAGAGTTCGCCATGCAATCTAAGACCACTTTGGTGCATTTAACCGATCATTAGAATAAAATTCTAAACCTAGACACCACTCACATCCTCTGTGTACATTTCCCGAGTTCTAAGCTTGGGAAGGGGTTTGGATGGGCTAGCCCTGTTGCTTAGCTCAAGCCCATCTGGCCTCCCAATGGACCCAAAAAAACATTATTGATTCTCtcctaattatttttttttgtgatgCTGTGCATGAGAACGGTTTCTTCTTTATAAACACATCAATATCTTGAAGCTAATGGATTTGCACCTCTTTTTTTCTCGATCAATTGCCAGATGGATCAACTTGAAGGTTCCGTTTCATGAGGTATTTGGTGGGGTAAGGTGCAACCTGAAAGAAGCCGTTCAACTGGCTGGCTTGGTGTGGGAAGGCCGTGCTCACTGTGGTTTGGATGATGCCAAGAACACTGCTCGTTTGCTTACTCATATCATGCACCGTGGATTTAGATTCTCCATAACCAACTCACTGATCTGGCAATATTCTGAGCAGCAATTGACAGCACAGCATTTCCTGGATTGCAGGTCTAGCCCTGTGCAGCATTTGAACAGGTTGAAGCACCCACCGACGCCCTTCATTCAGTTCCACCAAGTGCCAGTCGACCCCATAAAAGAACGACGCATGTACTGCTACTGTGGAGTGAAGAGCAGCAAGCGGATGGTCCGTAAACCAGGACCAAAGCATGGGAGCTTCTTCTTCGGATGTGGTAACTGGACCACCACCCGTGGTGCTCTTTGTCCATATTTCGAATGGGCTTCTCCATGAGTATGGCAGAGGATTATTATCCTTTCCcatatgaaaaaatgaaaaagacccaaaaaaaaaagatggatgagagagagagagagagagatgactcCTATGCAAGCAAATGAGCCTTTTGGTTGCTGCTTCTGACCGTACATATATATTGTGGCCTCTGAAGGTGGCTGTCTGCTTGGTCTCTATTAAAGAAGTCTGTTAGGAAAACTGAGCTCTTAACTTGTAAAAAGCTGTCTTCTTGTTCATAGGAAAGAAGGGAGTGGGATAGTTTATGCTTACATAGGAGGATGCTTGTACCATGCCAATGCATGGTCTTCTTTTAACTATTTTAAATAATTCGCGAGATAGATGGCAGCCGGATCTTTGCTTTTGAATGGGAATGAGCAGTCTGCTGATTTCATgttttcacattttatttttacGGTGTGTGCTTATTTTTGTTCTTACTGTTTTTGATTTTCAGATGAAGGAAGAAAGCCTGaagataatttaaataatttaaaatcatAATTAAATTAATGCACGACAATTTTAATGCAAGTGCTCTTGGTTTCCTAACTCTTTTTGAATGCTCAAAAGATTGGACCTCTCTTATTGTGCGACCCAGAAGGAAAAATGGTTTTAGTTTTGACTAAATGTacaattgatttaatttttcaaattcaacAATATATATACTTTGCatcaaaataattattatattattaatttaaaattaatatttatgaacatttttgttatatttgCCTACACTTATTATAGTTTCTTTTAGAAAGTATAGTTTACATGAGCTTCACATTAAATTGCATAATTGACTTATATAATTTCCGGTTTATTTTGTGAGATAAATTCTAGGAATCTAGTGAACTAAGTTTATGTTACCTAATAATGATTGGATGAAAGTAAATATTGATAGTAGCTTCCGTGGCAATCTAGTGTAGAGTGAAATTGGTGATCTTATCTAGGATTAGTTTAGGAATTGGATAGTTAACCTTTCTAGTTTAATTAAGGTAATCTAGCCTTAGATTCTTGCCGAGAGGGAAACGTCCTTCCCCCTTAGGCCGATACGGGCGAAAAGGGATTCCAACCCTTGACATCATGGTTAGTAGCCACATCCTCTAATCCTTTGAGCTACAAGTCTCCATCCCATCTCTACTAGATTTGTTCCTAGAGTatccttaaaaagaaaaaaaagaaaaaaaaggttttttCATCTTCATAGTTAAGAAGATGTGAAAACATGTTTCTTTCTATAAGAACAGTGCCGGTAAGTTCTTCAACTTGTGAACACGTGCAAGTTCCATGTGTATTCTTTATGACTTTATTGCAAATGGTAAACATCCCAAGTGTTTGAATTAAAGCCTAATTTGTCGGCATACTTTATATAATTGCAATCAATGTACAAATTATTTAATCAAAATGGTTCAACAAATACTTTTTTGATGATAGATATGACATATCCTCCTCTTAGCttgaattatattattataattgacAATTTTGGAGTTATTTTTTAACGGTAGCTTTTGTTATATAATTCTAtgacattatatttttttttttgcatatactCATAAGCAAGCGTTACTAGTTAAGaaactattataaattatttactTTCAAATGTATTCTCTATTAATTAACAAAATCATATGTTCAAAGAGATATCTTAGACCTAATAGGGTCAGGAAAGATGTTAGGGAATCTTTTAAGAAAAGATATGGAAGATATCCTAAATGCCTAGAGGGAAAATCTCTTTCAGAATGTAACTTTTGTTGGTTTTGTGGTAAGAAAGGTCACAAGGCTAATGACTGTCTGGAAACAGAGAAGAGAAAAGGTAGAATTAAGAACATCTTAATGGAAAACTCTTCAGAGCTTCTTTATGAGACTATTTGGGGGGGAAGAAATAGATTTAGATAACGACAACatctattatatttttttcagaaTACTCAGATACAAAAGGAGAAGATTCAAAGGAAGAAACCCTAGAACAATCTCCCTTTCATTTGAAGCTAAGCCAATTGAGGTTAGCCAGCAGAAAATGTACCAAATCTAGTTCCATTAGCATAATTAGGAGAAGATCTAATACATTATGCAGAAACAGAAATCCCTTTAGTAGGAAGAGATTCCCAAGAATGGAGAATGTTTAGAGTCAATTGGGCTAAAGCATACCACACCTCATAGATACCTTACAAAGAAACTGTAAAAGTCATCGAGAAAGAGGTAACTGCAGAAGTATCCAGTATAAATGCAGTGGCATTTGTAGTTCCATTGCTTACTACACAAGAAGTTTAGAAAGCCATGGATAAAAAGGTAAGGTATGTCCATTATGGAATCATACAAGTTGGAATTAGTCCATTGGTTAGAAAAGGACAAAATCTACCCATCATTGTAGCAGTCATGGATGGAAGCATTGGTATTTTTGGTAGGTCCTTACTACGAGGAGCAAGAGCTAATTTGCATTCAAGAGCAACCTGGATCAAAATAATACTAGATTTACATGTAGATCTCCAAGACAAAAGTGTACAAAAAACTCTACAGATTAAGGTAAATACAAGAGAATGGCAAAACATGTTAAGATGCAGTCCAGATAGGAGATGCATCAGATTAATTGCCAGATTGTGTTTAAAGTTTTATAATATGGGGAAACCAGCCCTTAGAATAGGAGTTAGTAGGTTTACACAACTCTTCGAGACAAATCAATTAGACCCAGTCAGAGAATTTCACCAGAAGTGGTAAATCCAAGAGCATTGAGTTGACCATAGATTTGGGTAACCCCGAGAACAAAAGAAAGGTTAAAAAGTCTTTAATGCCTAAGTAAAGGAGTAATGATAATATGATAAATCAAAAGAAGGAAGAGTTCCtgttaagagaaaagaaaatatttagaagGTTAAGGACTTCAGGTGACTAAGGTTGGAAGCGCAGGCGACTGAActtgaatatgtatatatatatatatatattgtataaagTTGGCTCCAATTAGGCCTTTCATGTttagatttttatatgattttttaatGCCATAAACCAAGTTATTAGGTAGAAATGATCAATTCTAACTTTCTTTTCTAATTGGACCAAAATTCACATTCAAGATGAACAATACAACTTTTTGAAAGTTGTTACTTCTTAAATAATTTGGCATCATGTAAAGATCATACGTTCAACAACTATCAAGGAGACTTATTATTTAACTTTATTCACAAAAATACATAATACTCACTAAGTTATTAATAACTTTACTCACTAAGTTATTCACAACAATATAACTTTATTCTAAGTTATTAATACTCACttttttttccaatgtgggacaaactttacaagtgaaattctcaacaatctttcCCTCACTTGcaagttccaactgctcccccttgaacggaagtcaTCTTCTCCTTCACGAGATTAATTCTCTAACAACTTGCTCAAGTGGGCCGTCTTACATGTCTCAAATTGTGTTTCAAAtggtgcctccaaaccaatcctacctcctaCGTCTTGACCCAATTTAGATCCATCTTGGCAGCTTAGTTGATCCTTCTTAGCCTCGGTCACACACAGCTGCACCCAAAGTTATGAGCTGTCGGCTTTGATATCACTTGTTACAACTGGAGGAGTCAAacggtgtgcttgatacacatgggcaagcaccaacttgacctaaaaatTTAAGCCCATTGTGTCTTGGACTATACCATGTATATTATCACTTATCAAATACTCAcatttccaatgtgggacaaactttataagtgaaattctcaacaagtAGAAGGTATTATTATTGGGATGCCTTTGGTAATAACTTCTTATTGAAGGAATGATTGCCGAATAGTATTACATGCTTTAATCAATTGAGAAAATACTTGTCAAATTTAGAGATTAGTGTGTTTTTTCcactaaatataaaaatatagttTTCTTATCTTCTCCTTAAATTAATGCAAGCTTGTAACCTCTAACTTGAAatggatgaatttttttttaaagtaaaattatttacatatttttgtattattattattattattattattattattattcttattattattattattattttattcatattattattattttgcatcCATATTTTATTTTCACATTATAATAGACATATAACTTGACATTGTGAAGTTTTAGCCTGCTTAAACAAATCTTGCTATAATTCATCTTTAATGTTAATTATACATGAAGAAATCAACGCAAATTTGGCACTACATTATTGGACTAATATTCCTCCGTATTAGAATTTTATAATGGAACTTTAAATGGTTTAGTTTACGACTCTTAAGTTCATTTAAAAATGTATCTATAATTTTTTAATTGCCATAGCATTGTTATATTGTCTCAAAAAATATCAAATAAACTTTTTcgtttttctaaattattacaaAAATTGTCTCATGTTCAATTTGTGCTTTGTGTTGCTTAACAAATTTGGTATCCAATTGTTATTTCTTCGCATCATCACACATTGGCCCAAATTCTATGCACAAATTTTGAATCCCTACCTATTTTGAAATAAGTTATTTGTGTATTATAGTTATTAATTCTTATgaatttctttctcattttttcttTAATCCAATATATTTTACTTTGAAGTTTTAGTGTCTTTGTCAAGTTAAAGGGGGATAGGTTCAAAAGAGTTTTTATGCTACCAAATGAAAAATATTGGCAACTATAATTACTAAATTACAGATTTTCATGAGCTCAAATCAAAAGAAGATACAAGAAATTTCTAAAGCATTCTACGAGTACTATACAATTTGACTTTCCTTATATTATTAATGACTTCAACCTCATTCATTGTACTCACGTACAAATTGTTAggatcggaggagcccatgggtggacttgatacacatgagtgaacaccaatttgacccaaaagctcaaactaattgggtcttgggtccatccatgtatataagcacccattatccactttaattttctaATGTGAGAtaagctcacaagtgaaattttcaacacaaatatgatttcagtataaaatgaCTCATCTCTACCAAATGTCAAAACTCATGTCCGAAGCAAACACACCATGACCAAAAAGTACAAGATTGACGACAAATTTTGTTGCAGTTGTTCCTGAAGATTATAGTTAAAACAAAATTGTAATTTATCCATCAGAGAGTATGAATTGGATGTCATCAATTAAGCAACTCAATGTAGTGGTGTATGAACTTATTATAAACAATGTGTTGTGCATCTAACATAATATAAAGAACAGTAAACTGCAAAACATTACTTTCGACAATCCATTCAACATAAAACCTCTTTATATGCAATTAACTACAATAATACCTCATCATGAATATTAAGAGGTTCAAAACTATATTTTTATTGCTTCAAGTATTATTAATAAACAAATTGTGCATCTTATCAAACTAaagataatattatataatttgtaaatATTATGATCATTCATACTAAAAAAGATTGATTAACTATAGATCATAAATTATTACTAGAATCTGTGTATTATTATTTGTAATGCATAAAATTTATTTCACGTGCAATGCATGTATTTATAACTAGCTCGTATAAACACTTAAAAAAtgtgtttgagagtatgaattttaggtccttgaatttgattttgaacCAACTTCAACAAAATTTAATTCACTTTATGATGAATGCTATAAATTTATGAAGATCTTTCTTtacctctttttattttttatttatttttatatttttattacataTGAACTCCGACTACCAACGAGCCCTTTCGCACCCtttggtgcggcaccaaacttatGGATGCGGACATGACTTTTGTTCATCAATTGGATGTTCGGTCAACTTGATCCCCGCAACATATTttcattaccatccatgatttccGTTGGTTcatagaaaactctcaccatccacgctTCCTGTTAACTtatagagcgaactctcaccatccacgatcgTCATTGGTTTACAGAATAAACTCTCGCCATTCACAGATACAGTTAGTTTCGTAAGTGTATTTACCTAAATTAAACCACAGCTCCTTtacctctttttatttttttgatggTAAACGAATGGATCTTTCTCTActctttttggtcttttgatgTGATCTGATGTGAGCAGAATCCTATGCTGACTTTTCACCAAGGTCAAAGATTTGGACCACTGAGGTCATCCCCATCATGCACCTCGCTCTGATATCATGACGACCAAGTAGAAGAAGTACACAATTAACGGTTAGAGATGGCAGCAGACGTAAACTAAAGTTCCGCCACGATACGGCCTAGACATTCTCTCGGATTTCAAAATATCAAATGTACATAGGTTCTGCAACCCGCTTAAAAGTCCAAGCAGTTGATAGCTGTATCATCTCCACCTCTGCTGTTGTTGTCTTCCATGGCGAATTTCACTTCCAGAAATCAACTTCGATCCATGGACTCATCAATTGAGACTCAATCGCTCCGTCTCCTCCGCCTCGTCGGTCTTCTCTTGATGTTCATTTCCTCTGCATCGGGGTCGAAAGAGGTACCGACCATAGTCCAATTCGATTCGGATTTTCCTTTTTCGTTGCGTAAGTATTCGGGTTTATCCTTCGTTTGGTTTCCGAGGAAAGGAAAGGGATAGAGATTTTGAATGTCACTACAATTGCCCTGGTTAGGAGACAGTGATGAACTCGGAGTCTGCTAAAGGACTGAAGTTTGGTTATAGTGAGATTTCGTTCTTTAAAATTCATGTCTCGTATATCATAGCTGagaaaaatagggaaaaaaatagagtaaagaaaaataatattaagtCTTTTTGCTGAAAACAATTGAAGAAGTCACTCCAACTGCAGCAGTTAGTTTTTCTGCGCTCTGTTAGAGTGTACAAGATTTAAGCCTTCGATTTCCTTTAATCTTCCTACATTTTCTTCGTGATTGAACGGAATTTGAAATTCTTAGATAAAAAAGTCAATATTTGATTTACAGTTTTGCGATGCTGGAATCGCGTATGGTGAATCTGGGTGTGGAATGTCATCGTCGAAGTTACTGATAAAGGGAGGAACTGTTGTGAATGCTCATCTGATGGAGATTGCGGATGTTTATGTAGAAGACGGGATCATCATTGCCGTGAAGCCTAATATCAAGGTACGTGCGCGCGCGCCAGACTTTAAACTTCTCGTGGAGCTATGGAAGTATTTCCGATCAAGCTGCAAAGCTTCATTTTAAACATTATGTTTAATCATCCCTAGCTGTGTTTTCATGTTATGATTGTATCTCGCTAATCCAGGGCATGCAAAAAGTGCCCTTCTATCTGCTCTTTGACTCCTGGAATACTTTATGCCTCTTCCCTtgtgggaaaatatttttcattttcagttttccaaataattacaaaaaactTGTTTTCTTTGTACCATTTGCATAAAGAAGTTGGAAAAGAAAGGGTGTGTTCAGTTGTGGAAgagaattttcctttttcattttttagttttcaaaCTATTACGAAAATGAAacaattttgtaattatttagaaaactgaaaaattgaaaaccaaaactATTTTCCCGATGGTACatgccccaaatttttttttttttttttcagctttCGTAAATGAATGTTAgacaattaaaaaataaggtggcatttctgtaatttttttaaaaatagaaatagaaaataaagcTGCTTTCTACGGTTAAACAAGCCCTTAGTTGGCCATAGTAATACCTTAAGTTGGTGGTTTATTCATCTATTTTTGACTTGCATCTGGATATCATGATTGACATCTGCAATGGCAGGTTGGTGATGATGTTACAGTGCTTGATGCTACTGGAAAGTTTGTCATGCCAGGTGAAAGTTTTTGTATTTCAATTACATGATGTTTTGACTAGAAGTGTAAGTAAATAATTATGGTAGCATTGATGATTAGGAGAGGATATATTTTTCATCTTCTGTTTGTTTTGGGGAAAATTGCCTCTTGGTAAAAGATAATTTTCTATTGAAAAATGGTCACTTTACATTGTTTTGATGGAATGCTGGAATTTCTTTTGCAATTTGTTTTGGTGGTTGAAAATATTCTTATTGATTATGGAAAACAAATTTTGCTTCAAGAGTGTGGAACTAGAAGGTGCTTTTTgcgttttttgtttttttgggcaaaagacattcacctctcctaaggtttgacaaaaagatagagACGTCCTTCAGGATTTCAAAAATGCCACAGACCtctcctgagatttcaaaaatgtcacagaccTCCCTTgaagtttgccaaaaagacacagaCCTTCCCTCAATgaacttgtctttttgcaaaatacaaggaGAGGTTTGTCTTTTTTTGGCAAATATTAGAGGAGGTTcctaaaattcttgaaaccttaagGCAAGGTTcttagaatttttgaaacctcagggaaAGTCattgtctttttaccaaacctcagggaggtcagtgtcttttgcccttttttttttaatgccgAGGAAGTTACTTTCCTTTGACTCTAAACAATGAAGAAATTTTTTTCTGAAGCTGGTTTTCCATGAAATGAAGGCAGCCTATGTTGTTTAGCCCTTTCTCAAGCTATGCATATTTAATGTGATGTGAATGGCTGGAAAGTTGGTCAGGTGGCCAgcaatattttagcatttaaaaGTTGGACTGTAGGAACTTTGTAAATCTGTTAGTATATATGCCAGGATGACCAGAAAGATATAGACCTAAATGGTATAACAAGTGGTCAATAAAGCTGCTGGCAAATCTGTCCCACATCTAAATGGAAGACTGCTGAATGGATGTTTCCGGTTACAAGAGCTTTTGCTCCCAAAGTGAACACTTTGACGTCAAATTTACCTTAGTATTTTATTGCTGAACCTGAGTATTTTATTGCTGAATGTTTTTGCTGAACTAGACTAAGCTGTgaagtttatttcttttattggTGTAGTAAATgcagttttttttaaaaaaaaaattttattgtatGCATGAGCCTGAATGCAGTTGGTAAACTATATCTGATGTTGAACTCCAGAATTGGAATTTTCATATTCTATGTGCTGCATATAGAATTTTCTAGATCATTCCAATTTGAATTTGGGAATTGGCAGTACATTTTGCCGATGTTTGTAGCCTAGGCTACAGTAGGCACTTGAACCTCACTGGTGATTAGCTGTACTTGTTCCTTAATGCTCTTATGCATGCCTCTATAAATTGAAGTTTTTTGATTGATTGGATAGTTACCGTGAAGCAACGTGTGGTTATTCTTTGGCTAGTTGAAATCTGATGGCATACTGATCATTAATTAGGTGAGCTTGCAGACCTTACAGGATAGGCATAGGTTATGGAATCTAAGTTGGACTGGAACGGGGGTGTTTCTTTGATTTTATGCAATTATTAGAACTTATCATGTTGACAGCGACTCCGAGATTGCTGAAGTCATATGGTTCCTTGCATTATATATTGCTTTTGGTTTTGGATATATTGTGGTGAGTTCCaccctttttgaaaagttatGCATATGACTCTTTGGGGCATGTGGCACCCGACACTCCAAGATTGCTGAAGTCATATGGTTCCTTGCATTGTATATTGCTTTTGGTTTTGGATATATTGTGGTGAGTTCCaccctttttgaaaagttatGCATATAACTCTTTGGGGCATGTTGCACCCGACACTCCCTTGACTTATTCTTTTGTTTGTTCATTTCACCCTATAAATTTCTAATCAGCACAAGTAGTAATCCGGCTGACTTTACCTCTTAGTTGATCATGTCTAcctgttttttttgtttttttatccAATAGGTAAATACATGCAAGTTTATGGTGAGGGGCTGTGTTTCttgaaatttatgcataaatATGTGATTAGAAATTTAGAAATTATCATTCTGACAGTGGCACCTAAACTGCCAAAATCATATGGTTCCTTGCATGATATATTGTTCTGTTGGATATATTATGATGAGTTTTAACCTTTCTAACAAACTTACGCATATAACTTGTTGGGGCACTAGGCAGTCAATGCTCCACACATTTATCCTTCAGTCAGTTCATTTCACCCTCTTATCAAGTTAAAATTAGTAA
This region includes:
- the LOC131148558 gene encoding uncharacterized protein LOC131148558; the protein is MMALERKEPMLSNREASMRCLQGKMFPSNLQYTGNFQEGPSNFKERTSTIPRGGTMEPESPLSSKSFTSPNEGYHRPPNQPEFYVWSAYHPDIQKTQQNKLHVLENHFYPMNHEYCFSMDNQFQYMPLKMPPQSYPRDFQFQDFQYFVVIDFEATCDKEKNPHPQEIIEFPSVIVNSVTGQLEDSFQIYVRPTCNQLLSDFCKELTGIQQIQVDKGVLLSEALLMHDKWLEEKGIKHTNFAVVTWSNWDCRVMLESECRYKKIRKPPYFNRWINLKVPFHEVFGGVRCNLKEAVQLAGLVWEGRAHCGLDDAKNTARLLTHIMHRGFRFSITNSLIWQYSEQQLTAQHFLDCRSSPVQHLNRLKHPPTPFIQFHQVPVDPIKERRMYCYCGVKSSKRMVRKPGPKHGSFFFGCGNWTTTRGALCPYFEWASP